In Nodularia sp. LEGE 06071, one DNA window encodes the following:
- a CDS encoding phycobilisome rod-core linker polypeptide codes for MSLPLLQYKPSSQNHRVASFGVADLNEDTPYIYRIEDVSSYTDIQSIIWAAYRQIFSEHEILKFNRQKTLESQLKTGSLSVRDFIRGLTKSEAFYRLVVSSNNNYRLVDITLKRVLGRASYNKDEQIAWSIVIATKGFGGFVDALVDSEEYTNSFGDNIVPYQRKRMEGRPHNLVTPRYGEDFREKVGTVETDWRFTLEKFYTRKFQEKRLPEGDPRKYADMAASMSGKGNYGQKLSAFDIDYLSAVPYRGGNRR; via the coding sequence ATGTCTCTGCCATTACTTCAATACAAACCCAGCAGTCAAAATCACCGAGTCGCGAGTTTTGGTGTGGCTGACCTGAATGAAGATACACCATATATCTACCGCATTGAAGATGTCAGTTCTTACACTGATATCCAGAGCATCATTTGGGCAGCCTATCGCCAAATTTTCAGTGAACATGAAATCCTCAAGTTCAACCGCCAGAAGACTTTAGAATCTCAACTGAAAACTGGTTCCCTATCTGTGCGGGACTTCATCAGAGGTTTAACCAAGTCTGAAGCCTTCTATCGTTTAGTTGTCTCGTCAAACAACAACTACCGTTTAGTAGACATCACTCTCAAGCGTGTATTAGGCCGTGCGTCTTACAACAAAGACGAACAAATTGCTTGGTCAATCGTTATTGCTACCAAAGGTTTTGGCGGCTTCGTTGATGCTTTAGTAGACAGCGAAGAGTACACCAACAGCTTTGGTGATAATATCGTACCCTACCAACGCAAACGCATGGAAGGTCGTCCCCACAACTTGGTAACTCCTCGTTACGGCGAAGACTTCCGCGAAAAAGTTGGTACAGTCGAAACCGATTGGCGCTTCACCTTGGAGAAGTTCTACACCCGCAAGTTCCAAGAAAAACGCCTCCCCGAAGGCGACCCCCGCAAATATGCGGACATGGCAGCATCTATGAGTGGCAAAGGAAACTACGGTCAAAAGCTTTCTGCATTTGATATTGATTATCTCAGTGCAGTTCCTTACCGTGGTGGTAACAGACGCTAG
- a CDS encoding phycobilisome rod-core linker polypeptide, with translation MTIPLLEYKPSSQNQRVAGYEVPNEDTPRIYRIEDCAFDSEVQELIWAAYRQLFSEHEILKFYRQTNLESQIKNRAITVRDFIRGLAKSEAFRNLVVQTNSNYRLVDIALKRILGRASYNKDEEIAWSIKIATLGWNGFVDALINSQEYQSNFGDNIVPYQRRRNKDRPFNLVTPRYGNYWRDKLEDARYKAGDIKNFMELANSIEIKMLKFTPVNLASVEIPDMARDINPQGIPVSINSSANFPVR, from the coding sequence ATGACAATCCCTTTACTAGAATACAAACCCAGTTCCCAAAATCAGCGCGTAGCTGGTTACGAAGTCCCTAACGAAGATACACCCAGGATTTACCGCATCGAAGACTGTGCTTTTGATAGTGAAGTCCAAGAATTAATTTGGGCAGCTTATCGGCAGCTTTTTAGCGAACATGAAATCCTCAAATTCTATCGCCAGACCAACTTAGAATCTCAGATCAAGAATCGAGCCATTACCGTGCGCGACTTCATCCGGGGTTTAGCTAAGTCCGAAGCCTTCCGGAATTTGGTAGTGCAGACCAACTCTAACTATCGGTTGGTAGACATTGCCCTCAAACGGATTTTAGGTCGTGCGTCTTACAACAAAGACGAAGAAATTGCTTGGTCAATCAAAATAGCCACCCTCGGCTGGAATGGTTTTGTTGATGCTTTAATTAACTCTCAAGAGTATCAAAGCAACTTTGGCGACAATATAGTTCCCTACCAACGGCGACGCAACAAAGATAGACCCTTTAATTTAGTCACACCCCGCTACGGTAACTACTGGCGCGACAAGTTAGAAGATGCGCGCTATAAAGCAGGCGACATCAAGAACTTCATGGAATTAGCCAACTCCATCGAAATCAAGATGCTGAAGTTTACACCAGTTAACCTCGCCAGCGTTGAAATTCCCGACATGGCCAGGGATATCAACCCCCAAGGTATTCCGGTTTCCATCAATTCCAGCGCCAATTTCCCCGTGCGCTAA
- a CDS encoding phycobilisome rod-core linker polypeptide: protein MSIPLLNYSFTTQNQRVEGYEVPNEDTPTMYRLADATSDTDIDAIIWAAYRQIFSEHLIIESNRQKFLESQLRNRAINVRDFIRGLGKSEVYRTQVADINTNYRLVDITLKRFVGRAAYNKDEEIAWSIVIGTKGLHGFIDSLLDSEEYLQNFGDDIVPFQRRRYKDRPFNLVNPRYGSYWRDRMMLESIGGRSFYSARTSGYLSKEDIRRVIPANFMSMAGEILAPERNYQRTVATVTSQIKDIKIPDNSREIGTPQPTMKPVAVALPYRYIPANPTN, encoded by the coding sequence ATGTCAATACCATTACTGAATTATTCATTTACCACGCAAAATCAGCGTGTTGAAGGCTACGAAGTACCCAACGAAGACACGCCCACGATGTATCGGTTAGCAGATGCTACCTCAGATACAGATATTGATGCCATCATCTGGGCAGCATATCGGCAAATCTTTAGCGAACACTTAATCATCGAAAGCAATCGCCAGAAATTTCTGGAATCTCAACTGCGAAATCGGGCAATTAACGTCCGCGATTTTATCCGGGGATTAGGTAAATCGGAAGTTTACCGCACACAAGTAGCAGATATCAACACCAACTACCGCTTAGTTGACATCACCTTAAAGCGGTTTGTCGGACGCGCCGCCTACAACAAAGACGAGGAAATTGCCTGGTCGATTGTCATTGGTACTAAAGGATTACACGGTTTCATCGATAGCTTGTTAGACAGTGAAGAATATCTGCAAAACTTTGGCGATGACATCGTACCCTTCCAACGCCGTCGCTATAAAGACAGACCCTTTAACTTAGTGAATCCTCGCTACGGTTCATACTGGCGCGATCGCATGATGTTGGAATCTATCGGTGGTCGTTCCTTCTATAGCGCCCGTACCAGCGGATATTTAAGCAAAGAAGATATTCGTCGAGTTATTCCTGCCAATTTCATGAGTATGGCCGGGGAAATTCTCGCCCCCGAACGTAACTACCAACGAACAGTAGCTACAGTCACCTCACAAATCAAAGATATCAAGATTCCCGACAACTCCCGCGAAATTGGTACTCCCCAACCAACCATGAAACCTGTAGCGGTGGCTCTACCTTATCGTTACATCCCTGCAAATCCTACCAACTAA
- a CDS encoding HEAT repeat domain-containing protein translates to MTEELIRAVAQADTPANMVTAVQNLAAAKDVAAIPTLIAVFGYNNPSAATVAAAALTEMGEIAVPQLLSQIDDYNYGARAYSIRTLAAIADPRAIDVLITAAATDFAPSVRRAAAKGLGNLNWHKLESAERETALKKALETLLLISQDSEWSIRYAAVVGLQALAKIPDLQQTIRTRLDQMLATDDEKAIRARVHLAIS, encoded by the coding sequence TTGACTGAGGAATTAATTCGTGCCGTCGCCCAGGCAGATACACCAGCCAATATGGTAACGGCAGTACAAAACTTGGCAGCAGCAAAAGATGTCGCCGCTATTCCCACGTTAATTGCGGTGTTTGGTTATAACAACCCATCCGCAGCGACGGTGGCGGCGGCAGCATTGACCGAAATGGGAGAAATAGCAGTGCCACAATTGCTATCCCAAATAGACGATTATAACTATGGCGCACGGGCTTATTCGATTCGTACTTTAGCAGCGATCGCAGACCCCCGTGCCATAGACGTTTTAATCACAGCCGCAGCTACAGACTTTGCTCCCAGTGTCCGCCGCGCTGCTGCCAAGGGATTGGGAAATTTAAACTGGCATAAACTCGAATCTGCCGAGAGGGAAACAGCGCTGAAAAAAGCATTGGAAACCTTGTTGCTAATTTCCCAAGACTCAGAGTGGTCAATCCGTTATGCTGCTGTTGTCGGTTTACAAGCCTTGGCGAAAATACCTGATTTGCAGCAAACCATTCGGACGAGACTAGACCAGATGCTAGCCACTGATGACGAAAAAGCAATTCGCGCTCGTGTGCATCTGGCTATTTCCTGA